A genomic window from Massilia sp. METH4 includes:
- a CDS encoding ABC transporter substrate-binding protein produces the protein MKLKAAVQAALAITASGGVLAGAAAQAPQVEVLHYWTSGGEARSAAELKKIMQAQGVAWKDFAVAGGAGENAATALKARVMAGSPPTAAQIKGPAIQEWGQEGVLANIDQAAIAGKWDASLPAVVAKLMKYQGHYVAVPVNVHRVNWLWVNPAVLAKAGAKAPTNFAEFFDAADKIKKAGMVALAHGGQPWQDATLFESVVLGTGGADFYRKALVQLDQASLTSPTMVKSFETLSRMKAYIDKDAAGRDWNLATAMVINGKAGMQFMGDWAKGEFTAAGKVPGKDFLCLPAPGTDKAFTFNIDSLAMFNVSGAGQQKAQLALANAVMSPAFQQTFNLNKGSIPVRAGVPRDKFDSCATRSMDDMAAANGAGALVPSLAHGMAVDTAKAGAIQDVIARFMNSNMTPQAAAQALAKAAKTQ, from the coding sequence ATGAAACTGAAAGCTGCCGTACAGGCCGCCCTGGCCATCACCGCCTCTGGCGGCGTCCTCGCAGGCGCCGCCGCGCAGGCGCCGCAAGTCGAAGTGCTGCACTATTGGACCTCCGGCGGCGAAGCCCGCTCGGCCGCCGAGCTGAAAAAGATCATGCAAGCCCAGGGCGTGGCGTGGAAGGACTTCGCCGTGGCCGGTGGCGCCGGTGAGAATGCCGCCACAGCCCTGAAGGCGCGCGTGATGGCGGGCAGCCCGCCGACGGCCGCCCAGATCAAGGGCCCGGCCATCCAGGAATGGGGCCAGGAAGGCGTGCTGGCCAATATCGACCAGGCCGCGATCGCGGGCAAGTGGGATGCCAGCCTGCCGGCGGTGGTTGCCAAGCTGATGAAGTACCAGGGCCATTACGTGGCGGTGCCGGTCAACGTGCACCGCGTGAACTGGCTGTGGGTGAACCCGGCGGTGCTAGCGAAAGCCGGCGCCAAGGCGCCGACCAATTTTGCCGAGTTCTTCGACGCCGCCGACAAGATCAAGAAGGCCGGCATGGTGGCGCTGGCGCACGGCGGCCAGCCATGGCAGGACGCGACGCTGTTCGAATCCGTGGTGCTGGGCACCGGCGGCGCGGACTTCTACCGCAAGGCCCTGGTGCAGCTGGACCAGGCCAGCCTGACCAGCCCGACGATGGTCAAGAGCTTCGAAACGCTCTCGCGCATGAAGGCCTACATCGACAAGGATGCCGCGGGCCGCGACTGGAACCTGGCGACGGCCATGGTCATCAACGGCAAGGCCGGCATGCAATTCATGGGCGACTGGGCCAAGGGTGAATTCACCGCCGCCGGCAAGGTACCAGGCAAGGACTTCCTGTGCCTGCCCGCGCCGGGCACGGACAAGGCATTCACCTTCAACATCGATTCGCTGGCCATGTTCAACGTGAGCGGTGCCGGGCAGCAGAAGGCCCAGCTGGCGCTCGCCAACGCCGTGATGAGCCCCGCCTTCCAGCAAACCTTCAACCTGAACAAGGGTTCGATCCCGGTGCGCGCCGGCGTACCGCGCGACAAGTTCGACAGCTGCGCCACGCGGTCGATGGACGACATGGCCGCCGCGAACGGGGCCGGCGCCCTGGTGCCGTCGCTGGCCCACGGCATGGCGGTCGACACCGCCAAGGCCGGCGCGATCCAGGACGTGATCGCGCGCTTCATGAACAGCAACATGACGCCGCAGGCAGCGGCGCAGGCGCTGGCCAAGGCCGCGAAGACGCAGTAA
- a CDS encoding sugar ABC transporter permease, with translation MSATPLNAAGPRTAGGARPSVRPPVQSGSRFGALADAWLPRLVLSPTIIASLVFVYGFIALTAWLSLTESRMMPKFELAGFGQYERLFELDRWWTAAANLGIFGALFILFCLAIGLGLAILLDQRIRHEGALRAIYLYPMALSFIVTGAAWKWILNPGLGLEKMMHDWGFANFTFDWLVDPDMAIYTVVIAGVWQSSGFVMALFLAGLRSVDDSIIKAAMVDGASLPTIYRRIVIPSLRPVFFSVLLVLAHIAIKSFDLVMALTAGGPGTSSDVPAIFMYQFSFTRGQLGLGAASAMMMLATVLAVLVPLMYLETKGARHGR, from the coding sequence ATGTCCGCTACACCGCTTAACGCGGCCGGGCCGCGCACGGCCGGCGGCGCGCGCCCGTCCGTGCGCCCGCCCGTGCAGTCCGGCAGCCGCTTCGGCGCGCTGGCCGATGCGTGGCTGCCGCGCCTCGTGCTGTCCCCGACCATCATCGCGTCGCTGGTCTTCGTCTACGGTTTCATCGCGCTCACGGCCTGGCTGTCGCTGACCGAGTCGCGCATGATGCCCAAATTCGAGCTGGCCGGCTTCGGCCAGTACGAACGGCTGTTCGAGCTCGACCGCTGGTGGACCGCCGCCGCCAACCTCGGCATCTTCGGTGCCCTGTTCATCCTGTTCTGCCTGGCCATCGGCCTGGGCCTGGCCATCCTGCTGGACCAGCGCATCCGCCATGAAGGCGCATTGCGGGCGATCTACCTGTATCCGATGGCGCTGTCGTTCATCGTCACGGGCGCGGCCTGGAAGTGGATCCTGAATCCGGGCCTGGGCCTGGAAAAGATGATGCACGACTGGGGCTTCGCGAACTTCACGTTCGACTGGCTGGTCGATCCCGACATGGCCATCTACACCGTGGTGATCGCCGGCGTGTGGCAATCTTCCGGCTTCGTGATGGCGCTGTTCCTGGCCGGCCTGCGCAGCGTTGACGACAGCATCATCAAGGCAGCGATGGTCGATGGCGCCAGCCTGCCGACGATCTACCGGCGCATCGTCATTCCTTCGCTGCGGCCCGTCTTCTTCAGCGTGCTGCTGGTGCTGGCGCATATCGCCATCAAGAGCTTCGACCTGGTGATGGCGCTGACCGCCGGCGGCCCCGGAACGTCGTCGGACGTGCCGGCCATCTTCATGTACCAGTTCTCGTTCACCCGCGGCCAGCTCGGCCTGGGCGCCGCCTCGGCCATGATGATGCTGGCCACCGTGCTGGCCGTGCTGGTGCCGCTGATGTACCTGGAAACGAAAGGAGCGCGCCATGGCCGCTGA
- a CDS encoding carbohydrate ABC transporter permease: MAPGRLMLYALLVLVALYYLAPLYVMLTTSVKSLDEIRQGNLLDFPLAPTGAAWSKAWSAACTGVRCEGLAPYFWNSMRMAIPAVLISSLIGSVNGYVLAHWRFPGHNVVFTALMVGCFIPFQVVILPMARLLGMAGLANTTTGLVLVHIIYGIAFTTLFFRNYYVTVPDELVNAARIDGAGFFLIYRRIIFPLSLPIFMVSFIWQFTQIWNDFLFGVVFGGADAQPVTVALNNLVNTSTGVTEYNVNMAAAIIAALPTLAIYLVAGKYFVRGLTAGAVKG; encoded by the coding sequence ATCGCGCCGGGCCGCCTCATGCTGTACGCACTGCTCGTGCTGGTGGCGCTGTACTACCTGGCGCCGCTGTACGTGATGCTGACCACGTCGGTGAAGTCGCTCGACGAGATCCGGCAGGGCAACCTGCTCGACTTCCCGCTCGCGCCGACGGGCGCGGCCTGGTCCAAGGCCTGGTCCGCCGCCTGCACGGGCGTGCGCTGCGAAGGGCTGGCGCCGTATTTCTGGAACTCGATGCGCATGGCGATTCCGGCCGTGCTGATTTCCAGCCTGATCGGATCGGTCAACGGCTACGTGCTGGCACACTGGCGCTTCCCCGGCCATAACGTGGTGTTCACGGCGCTGATGGTGGGCTGCTTCATCCCCTTCCAGGTCGTGATCCTGCCGATGGCGCGCCTCCTGGGCATGGCCGGGCTGGCGAACACCACGACGGGCCTGGTGCTGGTCCATATCATCTACGGCATCGCCTTCACCACGCTGTTCTTCCGCAATTACTACGTGACCGTGCCGGACGAGCTGGTGAACGCGGCGCGCATCGACGGCGCCGGCTTCTTCCTGATCTACCGCCGCATCATCTTCCCGCTGTCGCTGCCGATCTTCATGGTGTCGTTCATCTGGCAGTTCACGCAGATCTGGAACGATTTCCTGTTCGGCGTGGTGTTCGGCGGCGCCGACGCGCAGCCGGTCACGGTGGCGCTGAACAACCTGGTCAACACATCGACCGGCGTGACCGAATACAACGTGAACATGGCGGCGGCCATCATCGCGGCCCTGCCGACGCTGGCGATCTACCTCGTGGCCGGCAAATACTTCGTGCGCGGGCTCACGGCCGGCGCGGTCAAGGGTTAA
- the ugpC gene encoding sn-glycerol-3-phosphate ABC transporter ATP-binding protein UgpC, protein MASLSIRNVRKVYPNGADILKGIDLEIEDGQFLILVGGSGCGKSTLLNMIAGLESVSAGEIAIGGRVVNNVPPKERDIAMVFQSYALYPTMTVRENISFGLGIRKVPKAEQDAIVARVAETLQMTHLLDRKPAMLSGGQRQRVAMGRAIARDPSLFLFDEPLSNLDAKLRVEMRAEIKLLHQRLGATIVYVTHDQIEAMTLGDRIAVMRDGVVQQFGSPQEIYDQPSNLYVAGFIGSPSMNFLRGKLVANGVVADGAAGGVSFALEHQDRTTLLPVPAPSDALRQRLGSEVILGIRPEHVTDAASARRATAQDDYHPTEVDCLVVLTEPTGPDTLVFSWCNGARITCRTHPRADARPGATVRLAFDLSKAVFFDPATELRIGAAA, encoded by the coding sequence ATGGCAAGCTTATCGATTCGCAACGTGCGCAAGGTGTATCCGAACGGCGCCGACATCCTGAAGGGCATCGACCTCGAGATCGAGGACGGCCAGTTCCTGATCCTCGTGGGCGGTTCCGGCTGCGGCAAGTCCACGCTGCTCAACATGATCGCCGGGCTGGAGAGCGTCTCCGCCGGCGAGATCGCCATCGGCGGGCGCGTCGTCAACAATGTGCCGCCGAAGGAACGCGACATCGCGATGGTGTTCCAATCCTATGCGCTGTACCCGACGATGACGGTGCGCGAGAACATCTCCTTTGGCCTGGGCATCCGCAAGGTCCCGAAGGCCGAGCAGGACGCGATCGTGGCGCGGGTGGCCGAGACGCTGCAGATGACTCACCTGCTGGACCGCAAGCCGGCCATGCTGTCGGGCGGGCAGCGCCAGCGCGTGGCCATGGGGCGCGCCATCGCCCGCGACCCGTCGCTGTTCCTGTTCGACGAGCCGCTGTCGAACCTGGACGCCAAGCTGCGCGTCGAGATGCGCGCCGAGATCAAGCTGCTGCACCAGCGCCTGGGCGCCACGATCGTCTACGTGACGCACGACCAGATCGAGGCGATGACGCTGGGCGACCGCATCGCCGTCATGCGCGACGGCGTGGTGCAGCAGTTCGGCAGCCCGCAGGAGATCTACGACCAGCCGTCCAACCTGTACGTGGCCGGCTTCATCGGCTCGCCGTCGATGAATTTCCTGCGCGGGAAATTGGTTGCGAACGGCGTGGTGGCGGACGGCGCCGCGGGCGGCGTGTCGTTCGCGCTGGAGCACCAGGACCGCACGACGCTGCTGCCGGTCCCGGCGCCGTCGGACGCGCTGCGCCAGCGGCTGGGCAGCGAGGTCATCCTCGGCATCCGCCCGGAACACGTGACCGACGCGGCCAGCGCCCGGCGCGCCACCGCGCAGGATGACTACCATCCGACCGAGGTCGATTGCCTGGTCGTGCTCACCGAACCGACCGGCCCGGATACGCTGGTGTTCAGCTGGTGCAATGGTGCGCGCATCACGTGCCGCACGCATCCGCGCGCCGACGCCCGGCCGGGCGCCACCGTGCGGCTCGCGTTCGACCTGTCGAAAGCCGTGTTCTTCGATCCGGCCACGGAACTGCGCATCGGCGCCGCCGCCTGA
- a CDS encoding molybdopterin-dependent oxidoreductase → MNLSQEHLSIATTCPYCGVGCGVKAVPQGPQSATVSGDADHPSNFGRLCVKGSALGETLGLEGRLLHPQVREEGKLRQVSWDEALDKAAARWRAIVDEHGPDAVALYVSGQLLTEDYYVANKLMKGYVGSANIDTNSRLCMSSAVAGHKRAFGEDLVPVNYEDLELADMIVLVGSNLAWCHPILFQRIAKAKEARPGLKVVVIDPRRTATCELADLHLPVKPGTDVWLFNGLLAYLSRIGAVDPAFIANHTRGLSEALEVAEITPEEVARACRLNLDDVLAFYEAFAATEKAITGFSMGVNQSSAGTDKVNAIINCHLITGRIGRPGMGPFSITGQPNAMGGREVGGLANMLAAHLDLDKPEHRAAVREFWDSPRIAEKPGLKAVDLFQAIEAGKVKAVWVIATNPMVSLPDAEQVRRALSKAELVIASDVVTDTDTNALAHVLLPALAWAEKDGTVTNSERRISRQRGFLPAPGEARADWKILCEFAQRLGYAGFDYTHQSEIFAEHARLSAWRNTPDELPRAFDIGALAELGHEGYDALQPVQWPLGRRVFADRRFSFPDGRARFVATVPRLPVNTAGGEFPLVLNTGRVRDQWHTMTRTGRAPRLAEHTPESFVDLHPQDALLCGVRDGELARISSQWGSMVARVRHGGGIARGSVFVPIHWNGQTASDARVGACVNPVVDPVSGEPEFKHTPVMVDRFPVQWHGFVLSRTALELDKVAYWTRAQGAGFNRYEMAGRNRITDFGAWARELLGVHDEDADWLEYADRSAGVYRAVHVVDDRIAQCIFVSPRPDLPERAWLAGLFSNAALADAERAGVLAGRPLKQGADTGPTVCSCFGVGRNTICNAIREKGLKTTAEVTACVKAGGNCGSCVPEIRQLIAVVKAEAAEATPG, encoded by the coding sequence GTGAATCTGTCCCAGGAACATCTCTCCATCGCCACCACCTGTCCCTACTGCGGCGTCGGCTGCGGCGTCAAGGCCGTGCCGCAGGGGCCGCAGTCCGCCACCGTTTCGGGCGACGCGGACCATCCATCGAATTTCGGCCGGCTGTGCGTGAAGGGCTCGGCCCTCGGCGAAACGCTGGGGCTGGAAGGCCGCCTGCTGCACCCGCAGGTGCGGGAAGAAGGCAAGCTGCGGCAGGTATCCTGGGACGAGGCGCTGGACAAGGCGGCCGCCCGATGGCGCGCGATCGTCGACGAGCACGGGCCGGACGCCGTGGCCCTGTACGTTTCCGGCCAATTGCTGACGGAAGACTACTACGTCGCCAACAAGCTGATGAAGGGCTATGTCGGCAGCGCCAACATCGACACCAATTCGCGGCTATGCATGTCGTCCGCCGTGGCCGGCCACAAGCGTGCGTTCGGCGAAGACCTGGTGCCCGTAAACTACGAAGACCTGGAACTGGCCGACATGATCGTGCTGGTCGGCTCCAACCTGGCATGGTGCCACCCGATCCTGTTCCAGCGCATCGCCAAGGCCAAGGAAGCCCGGCCCGGCCTGAAGGTGGTCGTCATCGACCCCCGGCGCACGGCCACCTGCGAGCTGGCCGACCTGCACCTGCCCGTCAAGCCGGGCACCGACGTGTGGCTGTTCAACGGCCTGCTGGCCTACCTGTCGCGCATCGGCGCCGTCGATCCGGCCTTCATCGCCAACCACACGCGCGGCCTGAGCGAGGCGCTCGAAGTGGCCGAAATCACGCCCGAGGAGGTTGCCAGGGCATGCCGGCTGAACCTGGACGACGTGCTGGCCTTCTACGAAGCGTTCGCGGCAACCGAAAAGGCGATCACCGGCTTTTCGATGGGCGTGAACCAGTCGTCCGCCGGCACCGACAAGGTCAACGCGATCATCAACTGCCACCTGATCACGGGCCGGATCGGCCGGCCGGGCATGGGCCCGTTCTCGATCACGGGCCAGCCCAATGCGATGGGCGGCCGCGAAGTGGGCGGCCTGGCCAATATGCTGGCCGCGCACCTGGACCTGGACAAGCCGGAGCACCGCGCCGCCGTGCGCGAGTTCTGGGATTCCCCCCGCATCGCCGAGAAACCGGGCTTGAAGGCGGTGGACCTGTTCCAGGCCATCGAAGCGGGCAAGGTGAAGGCGGTCTGGGTGATCGCCACCAACCCGATGGTCAGCCTGCCCGACGCCGAACAGGTGCGCCGCGCGCTGTCGAAGGCCGAACTCGTGATCGCGTCGGACGTCGTGACGGACACCGACACCAATGCCTTGGCCCATGTGCTGCTGCCGGCGCTGGCCTGGGCCGAGAAGGATGGCACGGTGACCAATTCCGAGCGGCGCATCTCGCGCCAGCGCGGCTTCCTGCCGGCGCCCGGCGAGGCCAGGGCGGACTGGAAAATCCTCTGCGAGTTCGCCCAGCGGCTCGGCTACGCGGGCTTCGACTACACGCACCAGTCGGAGATCTTCGCCGAGCACGCGCGGCTCTCGGCATGGCGCAATACGCCGGATGAATTGCCGCGCGCCTTCGACATCGGCGCGCTGGCCGAACTCGGCCATGAAGGCTACGACGCCCTGCAACCGGTGCAGTGGCCGCTCGGCCGCCGCGTGTTCGCCGACCGGCGCTTCTCGTTTCCGGACGGGCGCGCGCGTTTCGTGGCGACCGTGCCGCGCCTTCCCGTCAACACGGCCGGCGGCGAATTCCCGCTGGTGCTGAACACGGGCCGCGTGCGCGACCAGTGGCACACGATGACGCGCACCGGCCGGGCACCCAGGCTGGCCGAGCACACGCCGGAATCGTTCGTCGACCTGCACCCGCAGGATGCGCTGCTGTGCGGCGTGCGCGATGGCGAGCTGGCGCGCATCTCGTCGCAGTGGGGCAGCATGGTGGCGCGCGTGCGCCACGGCGGCGGCATCGCCCGCGGCAGCGTGTTCGTGCCCATCCATTGGAATGGCCAGACGGCGTCGGACGCGCGCGTGGGCGCCTGCGTGAACCCGGTAGTCGATCCCGTGTCCGGCGAGCCGGAATTCAAGCACACGCCGGTGATGGTGGACCGCTTCCCCGTGCAATGGCATGGCTTCGTGCTGTCGCGTACGGCGCTCGAACTGGACAAGGTGGCGTACTGGACCCGCGCCCAGGGGGCCGGCTTCAACCGCTATGAAATGGCGGGCCGCAACCGCATCACGGACTTCGGCGCCTGGGCGCGCGAGCTCTTGGGCGTGCACGACGAGGACGCCGACTGGCTCGAATACGCCGACCGCAGCGCCGGCGTGTACCGCGCCGTGCACGTGGTGGACGACCGGATCGCCCAATGCATCTTCGTGTCGCCGCGGCCGGACCTGCCCGAGCGGGCCTGGCTGGCCGGGCTGTTCTCGAACGCGGCGCTGGCCGATGCCGAGCGGGCCGGCGTGCTGGCCGGCCGGCCCCTGAAGCAGGGCGCGGACACGGGGCCGACCGTGTGCTCGTGCTTCGGCGTGGGGCGCAACACCATCTGCAATGCAATCCGCGAGAAAGGCTTGAAGACCACGGCCGAAGTCACGGCCTGCGTGAAGGCCGGCGGCAACTGCGGCTCCTGCGTGCCGGAGATCCGGCAACTGATCGCCGTGGTGAAGGCGGAGGCGGCCGAAGCCACCCCCGGCTGA
- a CDS encoding FAD-dependent oxidoreductase — protein MAGMRTVEELLALAPDLYDITVFGAEPHGNYNRILLSPVLAGEKSVDDIMLNTREWYDANGITLHAGDPVVDIDRRRRIVRARSGLEVRYDRLLIATGSKPFIIPVPGHELPGVLAFRDIADVEGMLEAARNHQRAVVIGGGLLGLEAANGLAKQGMEVTVVHVTDALMNQQLDKPAAQLLQRALEARGLKFMLEAQTTEIVGPDRVSAVRFKDGTDAFTEISADLVVMTAGVRPNIELARSAGLHCERAIVVDDTLQSYDPRVYAVGECVQHRRATFGLVAPIWEQAKVCAAHLAGAGHRRYVQQASPTRLKVTGIELYSVGDFMGGEGSEDLVLRDARRGVYKRLVLDGPRLTGAVLYGDVQDGPWYFDLIQRGADISAMRHTLLFGPALAA, from the coding sequence ATGGCCGGCATGCGCACGGTCGAGGAGCTGCTCGCTTTGGCGCCGGACCTGTACGACATCACCGTGTTCGGCGCCGAACCGCACGGCAACTACAACCGCATCCTGCTGTCGCCCGTGCTGGCCGGCGAGAAGTCGGTCGACGACATCATGCTCAACACCCGCGAGTGGTACGACGCCAACGGCATCACGCTGCACGCCGGCGATCCGGTGGTGGACATCGACCGCCGGCGCCGCATCGTGCGCGCGCGGTCGGGCCTTGAAGTGCGCTACGACCGCCTGCTGATCGCCACAGGCTCGAAGCCCTTCATCATCCCTGTGCCAGGCCACGAGCTGCCCGGCGTGCTTGCATTCCGCGACATCGCCGACGTGGAAGGCATGCTGGAAGCGGCAAGGAACCACCAGCGCGCCGTCGTCATCGGCGGCGGCTTGCTGGGGCTGGAGGCTGCGAACGGCCTGGCGAAGCAGGGCATGGAGGTGACGGTCGTGCACGTGACCGATGCGCTGATGAACCAGCAGCTCGACAAGCCGGCCGCACAATTGCTGCAACGGGCGCTGGAGGCGCGCGGCCTGAAGTTCATGCTGGAAGCGCAGACGACCGAAATCGTCGGCCCGGACCGCGTGAGCGCGGTGCGCTTCAAGGACGGCACTGACGCATTTACCGAGATTTCGGCGGACCTGGTCGTGATGACGGCCGGCGTGCGCCCCAATATCGAGCTCGCCAGATCCGCTGGCCTGCATTGCGAACGCGCCATCGTGGTCGACGACACGCTGCAATCCTACGACCCCCGGGTGTACGCCGTCGGCGAGTGCGTGCAGCACCGCCGCGCCACCTTCGGCCTCGTCGCGCCGATCTGGGAACAGGCCAAGGTGTGCGCGGCCCACCTGGCCGGCGCGGGCCACCGCCGCTACGTACAACAGGCTTCGCCCACGCGGCTGAAGGTGACCGGCATCGAGCTGTACTCGGTCGGCGACTTCATGGGCGGGGAAGGTTCGGAAGACCTCGTGCTGCGCGATGCGCGCCGGGGTGTCTATAAACGGCTCGTGCTGGACGGGCCGCGCCTCACGGGCGCCGTGCTGTATGGCGACGTGCAGGATGGTCCCTGGTATTTCGACCTGATCCAGCGTGGCGCCGACATCAGCGCGATGCGCCACACCCTGCTGTTCGGTCCCGCGCTTGCCGCGTAA
- the nirD gene encoding nitrite reductase small subunit NirD produces the protein MKRENEAASWTAICGVDDIVPNTGVCALLNGEQVAVFRLNQGQDTRVFAIGNYDPNSEASVLSRGLVGNLGERIVVASPIYKHHFDLQTGECLEAPENSVPTWPARIEAGKVWVGA, from the coding sequence ATGAAACGTGAAAACGAAGCCGCCAGCTGGACCGCGATCTGCGGCGTGGATGACATCGTGCCGAACACCGGCGTGTGCGCCCTGCTGAACGGCGAGCAGGTCGCCGTGTTCCGCCTGAACCAGGGCCAGGACACCCGCGTGTTCGCGATCGGGAACTACGACCCGAATTCGGAAGCTTCCGTGCTGTCGCGCGGGCTGGTGGGCAACCTGGGCGAGCGCATCGTCGTGGCCTCGCCGATCTACAAGCACCACTTCGACTTGCAGACGGGCGAATGCCTGGAAGCGCCGGAAAACTCGGTGCCCACCTGGCCGGCCCGCATCGAGGCCGGCAAGGTGTGGGTCGGGGCGTAA